Proteins encoded within one genomic window of Carboxydocella sporoproducens DSM 16521:
- a CDS encoding helix-turn-helix domain-containing protein, protein MQINGNKIRELREARGYNLVDFAAKAGLSPSYLSEIERGAKKPSLKTLGRIASALNVPREEIVDISQDDEGLTFGDRVRLARKNKGWTVTELALKVGLSPAYISEVEKDKVIPAVSTMRRLAQVLEVSVPTLLNENAALGLKVRMLREEQGLTQAALAGAAGISAGMIAQIEQGKVQPSFRTIERIAQVLGVSPCYFVMDNEKPEEIITTFSPQLRELLQEENVQAILRQICHMTEKEIRFILNFIQLYRKSRLDE, encoded by the coding sequence ATGCAGATTAATGGCAACAAAATTCGGGAATTACGGGAAGCCCGCGGCTATAACCTGGTGGATTTTGCTGCAAAAGCCGGGTTATCCCCTTCCTATTTGAGCGAAATAGAACGGGGAGCGAAAAAGCCTTCACTGAAAACCCTGGGGCGTATTGCCAGTGCCTTGAATGTACCCCGTGAGGAGATAGTAGACATTTCCCAGGATGATGAAGGCCTGACTTTTGGGGACCGGGTAAGGCTGGCCCGTAAGAATAAGGGCTGGACGGTAACAGAACTGGCGCTAAAGGTGGGGTTATCTCCGGCCTATATCAGCGAGGTTGAAAAGGATAAAGTAATACCGGCAGTGAGTACCATGCGGCGTCTGGCCCAGGTGCTGGAAGTGAGTGTACCTACACTTCTCAATGAAAATGCCGCTTTAGGTCTGAAAGTGCGCATGCTGCGGGAAGAACAGGGCTTGACCCAGGCGGCTCTGGCTGGTGCGGCAGGGATTTCTGCTGGGATGATCGCCCAGATTGAACAGGGAAAAGTCCAGCCCTCTTTCCGCACCATTGAGCGAATTGCCCAGGTACTGGGGGTATCGCCCTGTTATTTTGTCATGGATAATGAGAAACCGGAGGAAATTATCACAACCTTCAGCCCGCAATTGCGAGAACTGTTACAGGAAGAAAATGTGCAGGCTATCCTGCGCCAGATCTGTCATATGACAGAAAAAGAAATCCG